In Candida albicans SC5314 chromosome 4, complete sequence, the genomic window CAAAAGGGCATTTCTGGTGGACAGAAGAGAAGAGTTAGTATTGCTTCTCAAATCATTACCTCCccatcaattttatttttagacGAGCCCACATCTGGATTAGATTCTGTTGCGTCTCGTGAAGTCATTAGCACTATTAAAAAAATCGCAAAGAGAGAGAATATGGTTATTATTTGCTCCATTCATCAGCCCAGCACATACACATTTGAACTTTTTGACAAGGTAATGTTTCTTTCCAAAGGTAGAACAGTCTATAATGGCGCTGTTAGCAATGTGGTCAAGTATTTCAACTCAATTGGACACACGATGCCTCCGTACATTAACCCAGCTGAATACgttttggatttgattaataCGGATTTTCAGGGTGATTCTAGTGTTCTTGATGACTTGGTATCTAAGTGGAACAGCGGAGACGTTCACAAAGTTGGGACAGAATCGGTTCAATTAACTGAGGCCACTACCATAAACGAGATGCAAaacattttgattttgatagCTCGTTCTTTGACCAAGGCTAGAAGAGATATCTTGACATACTATGTTAGGTTAGTTATGTACTTGGGTTTGGCGATATTAATGGGCACTGTGTGGTTGAGATTGCAAAATGGCCAAAAAAACATACAACCATTCATTAATGCCATATTTTTTTCGGGGGCATTTATGTCGTTTATGTCAGTTGCGTACATTCCATCATATCTTGAAGACATTCAAAGTTATAAGAAGGAGAGAATGAATGGGTTGTATGGGCCCTTGGCATTTTCCTTAGcaaattttttggttgggcttccatttttatttttaattgctGCCGTGTTTAGCGTTATTACATTTTTTATGGTCAACTTTCACCAAACAGCAAGTGGGTTCTGGTATTATTTGATGTGGCTATTCTTGGATTTAGTCGCAGCAGAATCAATGACTACGTTCATTGCCAGCGTTTTCCCGAACTTTGTTGTGTCATTAGCAATAACAGCTTTTGCCAATGGATTGTGGATGGCAGTAGGAGGTTTTTTAGTGCcttcaaatattttgaacGTGTTTTGGTATTATACCTTCTATTGGATTGATTATCAAAGATACGTCTTTCAAGGAATGATCTTCAATGAGTTTACCAACAGAGAGTTTCGTTGTGGAGATGGGTGTCATTGCATGTATGATTCACCCTTGGCAAGCCAGTGCAAAATTAGTGGAAAAGCTGTATTGGAAAGCTTGGGATACGGGAACTACGATAAGGGATTATGGATTGGGGTTTTAATTGCTCtagtttttgtttacaGATTTGCTACGTATATAGTTTTAAAATTGAGAAAGTAAGGTCTTACTCGTACAGAAATGTACTCTTTACGACTTTACTTCTGATATGTAACATAAAATATTCATATATATTGGTCAAAGTgctataaaaaaaatagactATACAATCTTAAACATTGATAGTAAGCACGAACACATAGATTTACCGACAATACTAATTACCAGTTGCGGTAGCAGCGGCGTCCAAAGCACTTGAGACACTTGCTGGAATAATCCAGTATGGATCCCAAACACCAGCAGCAGCGCAAGCACCGACAGCCAACTTTCTGAAGTTGGTAACATCAGCACCACGACATTTGGATGCAACACAATTACCAACAGCACCTGTAAAGTTAGGGATAACACACAAGCAACCGGTATCCCAGTATGGACAAGGAGTAGAGCTGGTACTTTGCTTAACACATTCTTGAGCACACTTTGGAATTTGATCGTAGATTCTATCAGCGAAACCGTTGATTGAAGCAGTTTTGGGAACAGGAGGGTAAATAGTATAAGGATTATCAGCAGCAGGGGCTGGGGCAGCAGTAACAGCAggagcagcagcagcattGGCAAAGGCAATTGCAAATGGAATGGCTAAAATAGTagaaaatttcatttttatgGTAATTGATCAGTTGGTTTGTTGGTTATTGATCTTCTTCTACAATCATGTTTGGAAAAGACATTTGATTTCCTATTTATACCCATATCCAGTACTCCCGAGCATGGAGACGTTCGTTTTACGTTCCGATAACTCCAAACCTCTAGTAATCGTTTTCCGTTTGTTCAAATatattcttcattttcCAAATGGTATTTTTGGTGGTATCACTTACTTTGCAACTTTAATTCtcttgttttcttttttgtgtCACTCGGGGAAAATAGGTCTTGGCACATTTGACGCTATTTCCGCCAATCGCAAGAGTTTAGCCATTAGTTGTTTTGTCAAAACTCGGAAATTGTTTACTTTGAAGACTAAGTTGTATGGGGGAGGGGCACAAGTAATTCTGCACGTCAACTCCATTTCTAATTATAATTGGAGGAAACTATACATTCTTTCATTGTTTTGGTACACATTGTCTAACGCTATACAACTATAAAACAATGGAAAAAGTGAAACACTAACCATTAATTGTACGTCCGGTTTCCGATTTATGCTGGtaaacaattattgaaaagtCTTTAGCGATAAATGGGCGGCTTAGCCTGCGTTTTGAAACGCAATTGGTATAGTATTCAAGCTTAGTTCTATAGAAAATATACAATCTAATACCTTGAGGAATTTCCTCtatatataaatagaaAATTCCTCTCACAGTAGACTGAATTATCCATATGAATTATCGGTCCACTTATTCCATTGTCAATGGAATAAATTAGTGTATTGTTCTCTTCAGTACAATCACTACCATTATACAATTCTAGcttattgttgataattagTCATGTTGCACATCCTAATTTCGAACAAACAATATTATAGGTTCTTTCCCATTTTCTTATACTTATTTTGTACCTCCTTGAAGTTTTCTCGTATTTCCAAATAACCCATATGTATTTTTCCAACAAAATGATCTGCTAATCTTCTATCGTTATCCAATCTCGACAAGTAAGCACCACACCCATCACACACCTGAAGTTTCTGTTGTGATGTTTGTCCAACATTTTCAGTTATTCTTCGAGCCTGTTGACTGAGTTTTTCCCTCTCTTCACATTTGGCATTCAATTCAATGGCgtaatcaataattttacTGGCCTGATTTTTGGCTACCAAATAATTAAGCTCTTGGACCATCAAACCAATCTCAACATCTAGATCATCTAATTCCTTTGTAACTCGGGCaatttttgctttttcCTCTGGCGTGTGCTGCAAACGTAATTGGGCATTGTGGATATTTCGGTCCAAATCAGAGACATATTTAGACAACAATTTGTAATAATCATACTCTATGTCAGGAAACTTTTCGCCCAATTTTTTCGTTCGATGCTCGTATTCTAGTTTATGTTTTTGTAAATGTAGATTAGGACATCTTCCAAGATCTTGCTTTGTTCCTACAAATAAATCATGAGGACAGGTGCCGACTAAAAAAGCCCGACATACACGAGATGAAGTCATTTCAGGATCTCTTCGCCGTATCAGCGATCCGTTTTCTTTTCCCATCAACTGTTCTATTTGTCTTCTTTGTTCCTCTGCCAtgattattgatgatggatgtttttgttgttgctctgtaaagaaaaatcaagcttctagtttgtttttgttttttcgttttcgtttttttttttgcttcttCGCATAATTTTGGAGGATCGCCTCCAGCACCAAAACATTCTAGTCTAAATGTAGCAAACatgattgattaatttcTACCATTCCCAAAGGATTCATCTAACCAAGATGAAACTAAGGAATGTGTTAGaagttttttcttgaatttgGCCGTTGCGTTACTAAACTCTACAACTATTCTAAGATCGAATGTAGAGGTATACAAATACCGATTCTTACCTACAAACTATTAAAACTGAAGTTACGTTGAATAATAACATATtctgtttcattttttcattcatcCTAGCTACCACAATTTCAGCATTCTGTACTAACCATCTCGgctttaaaaattttcacaGTATCATTATACTTTTTGAAACTTTCTGCGTCAAgaacaaatttatcaatgtTATTCGTCAAATAATTTAGTATTACAGTCAAGTTTTCAGTTCCAAAGTCATAACTCCTTACATTAATGTTCATATTTTTCTCATActttttgtattgtttaATAATCTTTACCTTCTCAAACTGGTCCTCTTGGCAATGCTTTACCACTAGGTTTTCATTGAAGTTGTTCCTCAATGAAACACTTATCTTGTCCATAGGATAAGTTTGTGGAACCGTGAGCATAAGATCGATATCCCCGTTCAACTTCCAAAGTTCCGGAGCAGTATTAGGAAGTACTGGAATAGTGGCTCGATAAACCTCTTCTTTGAGTGGCCTGACAGATCCATTTAGTTTATAACACATCTCTTCAAGAAGTTTCTTTCGTTGAAGTAACAACTTTGGGTCAACTTTTGGTTTGTAATTTGTCTTTATACTAGTATTCGGCTGTTGctttggttgttgtttcgGCTGCACACTTTGTTGAGACTTTGTTGATGTCACTGGCGGGGATTTCTTCTTGGTTTTTACAAACTTGATagtttctttcttttcctgcttcaaaaataattccaaatatttatcCAATGTCAATATCATTGAAGCCAACCCTATCCCATCAACCAAGgtaatttcatcatctttgAGGGCACCTTGAGCAATATCAACTATTCTTTGAAATCCCACTTCAACATTATAAGCAAATCCTCTGGGAATGTCTTCATTTAATACACTGATTTTAGGTCGCTGAGACTTGTCCTCTGGGAACCCACTTGGAATAGTCAAGttgatattcaatttttctagATCGTATGGAAATTCAGGATCAGAAGGTTTAATTCTGAGTGACAAGTAGATAAGATTTTCTGGTTTGCTTTTAATATAATCAAGCAAATACTTTTGTAAATATGACAATCGAGCATGATTTTTATAACATTTAAAATGGTTAGGGCTATCTGattctatttctttcaCTTGTTTAATAATCGATTTGGTCGAGATTCCATTTATAGTAACTGGCTTGAAAGCACGCATCAACTTCGACACTTGCAAGAATCGAAGTGATTTAGTTAAATCTGTACTCTTCTTGCTCATGATTGTGAATTAGTGGTGGATGTGTAGAGCTTTTCAGTAGCACAATGATTtgagtttgtttttttttgttcgCCAATACTCGATTT contains:
- a CDS encoding uncharacterized protein (PDR-subfamily ABC transporter (half-size); similar to WHITE subfamily proteins; repressed by fluphenazine treatment or in an azole-resistant strain that overexpresses CDR1 and CDR2; induced by nitric oxide; rat catheter biofilm induced), with the protein product MSVETYSWSNISLTLQNGKTILDDIYGSVSAGEMLAIMGPSGCGKSTLLNVLAYRTSPRSSTLEGGIFINNERATLNKIKQLSSYVEQEDSLIGSLTVSETVDYSAQFAGIDKAHKKELVSKTIKSLGLEGQAMSKIGTPIQKGISGGQKRRVSIASQIITSPSILFLDEPTSGLDSVASREVISTIKKIAKRENMVIICSIHQPSTYTFELFDKVMFLSKGRTVYNGAVSNVVKYFNSIGHTMPPYINPAEYVLDLINTDFQGDSSVLDDLVSKWNSGDVHKVGTESVQLTEATTINEMQNILILIARSLTKARRDILTYYVRLVMYLGLAILMGTVWLRLQNGQKNIQPFINAIFFSGAFMSFMSVAYIPSYLEDIQSYKKERMNGLYGPLAFSLANFLVGLPFLFLIAAVFSVITFFMVNFHQTASGFWYYLMWLFLDLVAAESMTTFIASVFPNFVVSLAITAFANGLWMAVGGFLVPSNILNVFWYYTFYWIDYQRYVFQGMIFNEFTNREFRCGDGCHCMYDSPLASQCKISGKAVLESLGYGNYDKGLWIGVLIALVFVYRFATYIVLKLRK
- the CSA2 gene encoding Csa2p (Extracellular-associated protein; repressed by Rim101 at pH 8; regulated by Tsa1, Tsa1B in minimal media at 37 deg; induced by ketoconazole, nitric oxide, Hap43; required for normal RPMI biofilm formation; Bcr1 induced in RPMI) translates to MKFSTILAIPFAIAFANAAAAPAVTAAPAPAADNPYTIYPPVPKTASINGFADRIYDQIPKCAQECVKQSTSSTPCPYWDTGCLCVIPNFTGAVGNCVASKCRGADVTNFRKLAVGACAAAGVWDPYWIIPASVSSALDAAATATGN
- the EXM2 gene encoding Exm2p (Putative U1 snRNP complex compotent; decreased transcription is observed upon fluphenazine treatment) — protein: MAEEQRRQIEQLMGKENGSSIRRRDPEMTSSRVCRAFLVGTCPHDLFVGTKQDLGRCPNLHLQKHKLEYEHRTKKLGEKFPDIEYDYYKLLSKYVSDLDRNIHNAQLRLQHTPEEKAKIARVTKELDDLDVEIGLMVQELNYLVAKNQASKIIDYAIELNAKCEEREKLSQQARRITENVGQTSQQKLQVCDGCGAYLSRLDNDRRLADHFVGKIHMGYLEIRENFKEVQNKYKKMGKNL
- a CDS encoding uncharacterized protein (Protein of unknown function; rat catheter and Spider biofilm induced), which translates into the protein MSKKSTDLTKSLRFLQVSKLMRAFKPVTINGISTKSIIKQVKEIESDSPNHFKCYKNHARLSYLQKYLLDYIKSKPENLIYLSLRIKPSDPEFPYDLEKLNINLTIPSGFPEDKSQRPKISVLNEDIPRGFAYNVEVGFQRIVDIAQGALKDDEITLVDGIGLASMILTLDKYLELFLKQEKKETIKFVKTKKKSPPVTSTKSQQSVQPKQQPKQQPNTSIKTNYKPKVDPKLLLQRKKLLEEMCYKLNGSVRPLKEEVYRATIPVLPNTAPELWKLNGDIDLMLTVPQTYPMDKISVSLRNNFNENLVVKHCQEDQFEKVKIIKQYKKYEKNMNINVRSYDFGTENLTVILNYLTNNIDKFVLDAESFKKYNDTVKIFKAEMVSTEC